The Verrucomicrobium spinosum DSM 4136 = JCM 18804 genome includes a region encoding these proteins:
- a CDS encoding right-handed parallel beta-helix repeat-containing protein, translated as MNMQGLDLDSDGISNADEATEETNPYSIDTDLDGMTDSEEIVAGCNPLVDDAHADYDGDRYPNIFEVKNSSDPFAVGSIPTPHYVVDPNGGGTHTSLYEPSYSAYNYEIILVQPGIYTGWENTSLSFYGDVLLISAGGAASTIIDGEGTNAGISLSGNVVVEGLTIKNTANYYGGSIYASGGRPSLINCILLNNSFGGDTGGAIYVYGADLMVVHCTAIGNAPNGIHADNSAVTVHNSIFWNRPGFETLLENGATLEVSNSIFRGGYAGTGNLSSDPQVTRNGTLKANSPAINAAAVLYTSGKDAHGEPRPTATAPDIGADEWLDSDADHLPDVWEQQRFGGLSHDGTADGDSDGLNDLGEYGFGSDPAVADADVDGANDGAEFAAGSNPFSSDSDGDTIPDGYEIAEGLNPGHAKDALDDKDGDRVPNLYEYHRSTSAGTPDTLVPDFTVDVNGTGTHLSIGDAVTDANNVGDWQVILVKKGTYTESVSLGDKRILLLGELGSDLPQIVGQPYYSAVSLTAGDVVLDGFVIRHQSASSSARGVHVSLYDGMSVRMVNTFITSNFQSYGGAGLYLAGGDCHLDHCTLFGNSVPTGHSVSQPVEGLAIYVDDGALRLRNTIVWNPGLPGGSTQIHGDPGTQMEVLNSVVLGAEQGASGSDPLLTSSGHLLSTSPAINPAGGLLFSIPSQDVHGESRTSPPDIGADEYVDSDADGLPEWWEMLHFGNLSHDGMADGDSDGLNDLGEFLFGTNPAVADEDGDGANDGAEQAAGSNPRDTDTDDDTIPDGYEIAKGLNPVDPRDTLEDKDGDRVPNIYEYNRGTDAAVAAALVPDVTVDPAVNPETATVKKTISAAVSAANSQAGDWKLIFVKKGTYTAALSLSSKRIALLGEKSPTPPEIAPTTASVALSIYYADTVVDGFVIKHQNPQQSSNGIYFSLSQLARARISNCFIQENHDDYGAGMVVAGGECLVDQCTFTRNNVPTGAGVYQFAPVNGLAVAVQNSAKLRMRNSIVWNIGAPAGSSQIWVNSYATVQVLSSIILGAEHGASGADPLLDRYACLLPGSPAINASGSGGFSLANTDIHGEARTSPADLGADEYADSDSDGLADWWETRFVGSLSSNGSANPDADGLTHLQEYLFSSNPTVADADADGANDAAEQTAGTNPWDADTDDDGIPDGYEISKSLAPLDYRDALEDKDADRIPNIYEYNRSWDANSASSPATLTPDVTVDPAVVTETATVKRTITTALSTAKSAAGDWKIVMVKKGMYPESGLNLSTKRILLMSERVAAPAVIASSTTTACVNLTLSGSVLDGMVLKHTSPFHLSDYGAYVSVSGYLAQVRIVNSVITGNAASSGAGIYLSQGEAIVDHCTLFNNKGGQWNGEGGQGRGIYLSYGTKVRVRNSILWNPTTTVGVQQISGGSNAVVEADNNLILGGEHGGINLDPLLDVYGYLRSGSPAINPSGGVNLASVTKDIQGDTRTSPADLGADEYGDSDGDALPDSWELRFIGNLAANGGADSDGDGLTNAQEYAYGSNPGAADTDGDGTGDAAELAAGSDPWDSDTDDDSIPDNYEIAKGLDPLDPRDALEDKDGDRIPNVYEYNRSWDANSTSSPASLVPDVTVNPAVNPETATVKKTIAAAVTAANAQTGSYRIILVLPGTYTEALTVSSKSVLILGQRGLVPPVLSGTSAQSSISLQKKDSAVDGFVIRHATGLQGSALYVSLAQPNELARVTNCLLIGNTKTAGGAAAHVYRGDLSLAHVTVSQNKATSSGVFNIDADNTLSVENSIVWNTGLGAGVAQIHKAASATVTVSNSIIRGGEFGGQNVDPDLSPEGLLLPGSPAINPAGGVTLVGLGKDIHGETRTSPSDLGADEFVDTDNDDLPDAWEQRYFGNLTKTADGDDDTPAGDGLENLLELFFGLDPTDPDTDNDGIDDLDEAIALAGANISEPVAWLGDQDGDGLTLYQELLAGTNPDLADSNGDGYQDGFGAPVISSVNLDHDGDGITNASELVAGTDPFKADTDGDGYNDNVDAYPLNGSLHAPIAPDPGDTTAPTIILWEPGDAVKLP; from the coding sequence ATGAACATGCAGGGGTTGGATCTGGACTCGGACGGTATCAGCAATGCTGACGAGGCTACCGAGGAAACCAATCCTTACTCGATCGACACGGACCTCGATGGCATGACGGACAGTGAGGAGATCGTTGCCGGATGCAATCCGCTGGTGGACGATGCTCACGCCGACTATGACGGAGATCGTTATCCCAACATCTTCGAGGTCAAAAATTCTTCTGATCCATTTGCGGTAGGATCTATTCCCACACCTCACTACGTGGTGGATCCCAATGGCGGTGGAACCCACACCAGCCTCTATGAACCGAGCTACTCGGCCTACAACTACGAGATCATTTTGGTGCAGCCGGGCATCTACACAGGATGGGAAAACACCAGCCTCTCTTTCTACGGTGATGTCTTGTTGATTTCTGCGGGCGGGGCCGCAAGCACGATCATTGATGGTGAGGGGACAAATGCCGGGATTTCCCTCTCCGGAAACGTGGTGGTGGAGGGGCTGACCATTAAGAACACCGCCAATTACTACGGAGGATCGATCTATGCCTCCGGCGGACGGCCGTCACTTATCAACTGTATTCTGCTGAACAATAGTTTCGGCGGAGATACGGGCGGCGCAATCTACGTCTACGGGGCGGATCTAATGGTGGTTCATTGCACGGCAATCGGGAATGCACCCAATGGCATCCATGCGGACAACAGCGCAGTTACGGTTCACAATTCTATTTTTTGGAATCGCCCGGGTTTCGAGACACTTTTGGAGAATGGCGCTACTCTGGAAGTCTCCAACTCGATTTTCAGAGGAGGCTATGCCGGAACTGGCAACCTGTCGTCGGATCCCCAGGTGACGCGAAACGGCACGCTCAAAGCCAATTCACCCGCCATCAACGCAGCGGCTGTACTCTACACATCTGGCAAGGATGCCCATGGCGAACCCCGCCCCACTGCCACAGCACCTGACATCGGGGCTGATGAATGGCTGGATTCCGATGCGGACCACCTGCCTGATGTGTGGGAGCAGCAGAGGTTTGGCGGGCTGTCGCATGATGGTACAGCTGATGGTGACTCAGACGGCTTGAATGATCTGGGTGAGTACGGATTTGGCTCGGATCCCGCGGTGGCAGATGCAGACGTTGACGGTGCCAACGATGGGGCCGAGTTTGCTGCGGGAAGCAATCCATTCTCAAGCGATTCCGACGGGGACACCATTCCAGATGGCTATGAAATAGCCGAGGGCTTGAACCCGGGACACGCAAAGGATGCCCTGGATGACAAGGACGGCGATCGTGTGCCCAACTTGTATGAATATCACCGCAGCACCAGTGCAGGCACTCCCGATACTCTTGTGCCGGACTTCACCGTCGACGTAAATGGAACGGGCACCCATTTGTCCATCGGCGACGCCGTGACTGATGCCAACAACGTCGGCGACTGGCAGGTGATCCTGGTCAAAAAAGGCACCTACACGGAATCGGTATCCTTGGGTGACAAGCGCATCTTGCTGTTGGGGGAGTTGGGCAGTGATCTGCCGCAGATTGTGGGGCAGCCTTACTACTCTGCGGTCAGCCTTACCGCCGGGGATGTGGTCTTGGATGGCTTTGTCATCCGGCATCAGAGTGCCTCCAGCAGTGCCCGGGGGGTCCACGTGAGTCTCTATGATGGAATGTCGGTCCGGATGGTGAACACGTTCATCACTTCCAACTTCCAGTCGTATGGAGGTGCCGGCCTCTATCTCGCTGGGGGCGATTGTCACCTGGATCATTGCACCCTCTTTGGCAACAGTGTTCCCACGGGGCATTCTGTCTCTCAACCGGTTGAAGGACTTGCCATCTATGTGGATGATGGGGCGTTGCGTTTGCGCAACACCATCGTTTGGAACCCAGGGTTGCCCGGCGGTAGCACACAAATACACGGTGATCCTGGTACTCAAATGGAAGTGCTGAACTCTGTTGTGCTAGGCGCCGAGCAGGGTGCCTCAGGGAGCGATCCGCTGCTCACGAGTTCAGGGCACCTGCTCTCGACCAGTCCAGCAATCAACCCCGCTGGTGGTTTGCTCTTTTCCATTCCGTCGCAGGATGTTCATGGTGAGTCTAGAACCTCTCCTCCCGACATTGGAGCAGATGAGTATGTGGATTCAGATGCTGATGGTCTTCCGGAATGGTGGGAGATGCTCCATTTCGGCAATCTCAGCCATGATGGCATGGCAGATGGCGACAGTGATGGTTTGAATGATCTTGGGGAATTTCTGTTTGGAACCAATCCAGCTGTGGCAGACGAAGACGGTGACGGAGCCAATGATGGGGCTGAACAGGCTGCTGGCTCCAACCCACGTGATACTGACACCGACGACGACACCATTCCCGATGGCTATGAAATTGCCAAGGGGTTGAACCCAGTCGATCCCAGAGATACCCTAGAAGACAAGGATGGAGACCGGGTGCCTAATATTTATGAATACAACCGTGGTACGGACGCGGCTGTGGCTGCGGCTCTCGTGCCCGATGTGACGGTTGACCCTGCGGTCAACCCCGAGACAGCGACCGTGAAGAAGACCATCTCGGCTGCCGTTTCGGCAGCCAATTCCCAGGCGGGGGACTGGAAGCTCATCTTTGTCAAGAAGGGTACATACACGGCGGCACTGTCACTCAGCAGCAAGCGCATCGCCTTGCTTGGTGAGAAGTCGCCCACGCCACCCGAGATCGCTCCGACCACTGCCAGCGTAGCGCTCTCTATTTATTATGCCGATACAGTTGTCGATGGGTTTGTCATCAAGCATCAGAACCCCCAGCAAAGTTCCAACGGGATTTACTTCTCCCTGTCGCAACTGGCTCGGGCGCGCATCTCCAACTGCTTTATCCAGGAGAATCACGACGACTACGGTGCCGGAATGGTGGTAGCAGGTGGTGAATGTCTTGTGGATCAGTGCACATTCACGAGAAACAATGTGCCCACTGGTGCCGGGGTCTACCAGTTTGCCCCCGTGAATGGTCTGGCGGTAGCGGTCCAAAACTCAGCCAAACTCCGGATGCGCAATTCCATCGTCTGGAACATCGGAGCCCCTGCAGGAAGCTCTCAGATCTGGGTCAATTCATACGCAACGGTGCAGGTCTTGAGCAGCATCATCCTCGGGGCTGAACATGGGGCTTCTGGTGCAGATCCATTGCTTGATCGTTACGCATGTTTGCTGCCTGGCAGCCCAGCCATCAATGCGTCGGGCTCAGGTGGCTTCTCTCTGGCAAACACCGACATTCATGGGGAAGCCCGAACCAGCCCAGCCGATTTGGGAGCTGACGAGTATGCCGATAGTGACAGTGATGGTCTGGCTGACTGGTGGGAGACCAGGTTCGTCGGCAGTCTTTCCTCGAACGGTTCCGCTAATCCAGATGCGGATGGTCTGACTCATCTGCAAGAATACCTCTTCAGCAGCAATCCCACAGTTGCGGATGCTGACGCGGATGGGGCCAATGATGCAGCCGAGCAGACTGCCGGAACCAACCCATGGGACGCGGACACGGATGATGATGGCATCCCCGACGGATATGAAATCAGCAAGTCTCTGGCCCCCTTGGACTATCGTGACGCATTGGAAGACAAAGACGCGGACCGCATCCCCAACATCTATGAATACAATCGCTCTTGGGACGCGAACAGTGCCAGCAGCCCCGCGACTCTGACACCTGACGTGACGGTGGATCCTGCAGTGGTGACCGAGACCGCCACCGTGAAGAGGACGATCACAACAGCCCTGAGTACGGCCAAGTCTGCAGCCGGTGATTGGAAGATCGTGATGGTGAAAAAAGGGATGTATCCGGAGTCAGGGCTGAACCTCAGCACCAAAAGGATTCTCTTGATGAGCGAACGGGTGGCTGCTCCTGCGGTGATCGCATCGTCCACTACCACTGCTTGCGTGAATCTTACCTTAAGCGGGTCGGTTCTTGACGGGATGGTTCTCAAGCACACCTCTCCATTCCACCTCAGTGACTATGGCGCGTACGTTTCCGTGAGTGGGTACCTGGCCCAAGTGAGGATTGTGAACAGCGTGATCACCGGGAACGCCGCCTCCAGTGGGGCCGGCATTTACCTTTCACAAGGGGAAGCCATTGTAGACCACTGCACCCTGTTCAACAACAAAGGCGGGCAGTGGAATGGGGAGGGAGGGCAGGGCCGGGGAATATACCTGTCCTACGGCACCAAGGTGCGCGTCCGTAACTCGATCCTCTGGAATCCCACGACCACGGTGGGGGTGCAGCAAATAAGCGGTGGCAGCAACGCTGTGGTGGAAGCTGACAACAACCTGATTCTGGGTGGGGAGCATGGTGGAATTAATCTCGATCCTTTGCTCGACGTCTATGGCTATCTCCGATCAGGCAGCCCTGCCATCAATCCTTCAGGCGGCGTCAACCTGGCCTCCGTCACCAAGGATATCCAGGGTGACACCCGCACCAGCCCGGCAGATCTCGGAGCGGATGAATACGGCGACAGCGACGGTGATGCTCTTCCAGACTCCTGGGAGCTGCGTTTCATCGGCAACCTCGCCGCCAATGGCGGCGCGGACTCCGATGGTGACGGTCTGACCAATGCCCAGGAATATGCCTACGGAAGCAATCCTGGCGCAGCAGACACAGACGGGGATGGCACTGGCGATGCTGCCGAGCTGGCCGCGGGGTCAGATCCATGGGATTCGGACACGGATGATGACAGCATTCCTGACAACTATGAGATCGCCAAAGGACTGGATCCCCTGGATCCCAGGGACGCATTGGAAGACAAGGACGGTGACCGGATCCCAAACGTCTATGAGTACAACCGCTCGTGGGATGCAAACAGCACCTCCAGCCCCGCATCGTTGGTTCCTGATGTCACGGTGAATCCTGCGGTGAATCCCGAGACCGCCACGGTCAAAAAGACGATTGCAGCAGCAGTGACTGCGGCCAACGCTCAAACTGGCAGCTACCGGATCATTCTCGTATTGCCCGGTACCTACACCGAGGCCCTGACTGTCAGCTCCAAATCGGTTCTCATCCTTGGCCAGCGTGGTCTTGTGCCACCTGTGCTCAGTGGCACCTCTGCCCAGTCGAGCATCAGCCTTCAGAAGAAGGATTCTGCCGTGGATGGCTTCGTGATCAGGCATGCGACAGGACTCCAGGGCTCAGCGTTGTATGTTTCCCTGGCACAGCCCAATGAGCTGGCCCGGGTGACCAATTGTCTTTTGATCGGCAACACCAAGACTGCAGGAGGTGCTGCAGCCCATGTCTATCGCGGAGATCTGAGTCTTGCTCACGTCACAGTGAGCCAGAACAAGGCGACCAGCTCTGGTGTTTTCAATATCGATGCGGACAACACCTTGTCTGTGGAAAACTCGATCGTATGGAACACGGGATTGGGTGCCGGTGTGGCACAGATCCACAAAGCTGCTTCAGCCACGGTGACCGTGAGCAATTCCATCATTCGCGGTGGTGAGTTCGGAGGTCAGAATGTCGATCCTGATCTGAGTCCCGAAGGTTTGCTGTTGCCCGGCAGTCCTGCAATTAATCCTGCAGGTGGCGTGACGCTGGTTGGTCTTGGCAAAGACATTCATGGCGAGACGCGCACTTCGCCGTCGGATCTCGGTGCAGATGAGTTTGTTGATACCGACAACGACGACCTGCCTGATGCATGGGAGCAGCGATACTTTGGCAATTTGACCAAGACGGCCGATGGCGATGATGACACTCCTGCGGGCGATGGCCTGGAGAATCTGCTGGAATTGTTCTTCGGCCTGGATCCCACCGACCCGGACACTGACAACGACGGTATCGATGATCTGGACGAGGCGATTGCTCTCGCAGGTGCCAATATCTCTGAGCCTGTCGCGTGGCTCGGCGACCAGGATGGCGATGGGCTGACGCTTTACCAAGAACTCCTGGCGGGTACGAATCCCGACCTCGCTGACTCCAACGGTGATGGTTATCAGGACGGGTTTGGGGCGCCGGTGATCAGTTCGGTCAACCTGGATCATGATGGTGATGGCATCACCAACGCCAGCGAACTCGTGGCGGGCACCGATCCCTTCAAAGCTGACACCGACGGGGATGGCTACAACGACAACGTCGATGCCTACCCGCTTAATGGAAGTCTCCATGCCCCGATTGCCCCTGATCCAGGAGACACCACCGCACCCACCATCATCCTGTGGGAGCCGGGCGATGCGGTGAAGCTTCCGTGA
- a CDS encoding ISAs1-like element ISVsp18 family transposase, producing MKWGMSSASASPDSNLREVFQSIDDWRVQRTQRHDLADILVIATCAMLCGQGHYTHMEAFGNLKRTWLESFLALPNGIPSHDTFRKVFSLLDPKRFMEAFSLWTQGVLRQLSSEGLESGLKGVIAIDGKALRGAVDKGQAPAVIVGAWASELSLCLGQVKVADKSNEIGAMPELLEMLALKGCIVTIDAMGCQREVARKIIQQKGDYILALKSNQESLHQQVSHYLDTGEDLARAEGNFHQEESDGHGRHEVRRCWVSEEVECWLQGAEKWAGLRSVAAVECERTVAGQTTVQRRYFISSLKADAALIAASVRAHWGIENSLHWVLDVTFGEDESRSRSGYSAENLATLRRLTHAMIKRENPNSKKSVNQRRFEAGLSTDYLQTLLGVNLDA from the coding sequence ATGAAGTGGGGCATGTCTTCCGCCTCTGCATCTCCTGACAGCAATCTTCGTGAAGTTTTTCAGAGCATTGATGACTGGAGGGTGCAGCGTACCCAGCGACATGATCTGGCCGACATCCTGGTGATTGCCACCTGCGCCATGCTGTGCGGTCAGGGGCATTACACCCATATGGAAGCCTTCGGCAATCTGAAGCGCACTTGGTTGGAGAGCTTTCTTGCCCTGCCCAACGGCATTCCCAGTCACGACACGTTCCGTAAAGTCTTCAGCCTGCTTGATCCCAAGCGCTTCATGGAAGCCTTCAGTCTCTGGACCCAAGGTGTATTGCGCCAACTCTCCAGCGAGGGGCTTGAGAGCGGTCTCAAAGGGGTGATCGCCATTGATGGAAAGGCACTGCGCGGGGCCGTCGACAAAGGGCAGGCACCTGCGGTCATCGTGGGGGCTTGGGCCAGTGAATTGAGCCTGTGCCTTGGACAGGTCAAGGTTGCTGACAAGAGCAATGAGATTGGCGCGATGCCGGAGTTGTTGGAAATGCTGGCGTTGAAAGGCTGCATCGTGACCATCGACGCCATGGGCTGCCAGAGGGAGGTGGCCAGGAAAATCATCCAGCAAAAGGGGGACTACATCCTGGCCCTCAAAAGCAACCAGGAAAGCCTCCATCAACAGGTCAGCCACTATTTGGACACGGGGGAGGACCTGGCCAGGGCAGAAGGCAACTTTCATCAAGAGGAAAGCGATGGGCACGGCCGGCATGAAGTGCGTCGCTGTTGGGTGAGTGAGGAAGTGGAATGCTGGCTGCAGGGGGCAGAAAAGTGGGCGGGACTGCGCAGCGTGGCTGCGGTGGAATGCGAGCGCACCGTGGCGGGTCAGACCACGGTGCAAAGGCGTTACTTCATCAGCAGTTTGAAAGCCGATGCCGCGCTCATTGCAGCCTCAGTACGCGCTCACTGGGGGATTGAAAACTCGCTGCACTGGGTTCTAGATGTGACCTTTGGCGAAGATGAGAGCCGGTCTAGAAGCGGTTACAGCGCGGAGAATCTGGCCACCCTTCGACGCCTGACTCATGCAATGATCAAGCGAGAGAACCCAAACTCCAAAAAATCGGTCAACCAACGCAGATTCGAAGCCGGACTCAGTACAGACTATCTCCAAACCTTGCTTGGAGTAAATTTAGATGCGTAA